Proteins encoded in a region of the Terriglobales bacterium genome:
- a CDS encoding carboxypeptidase-like regulatory domain-containing protein, with protein MRVLLATALPGGMKPHRAGRASFRQTFVLTCLILLSSIAYGQAASSGTVTGLVSDASGAAIVAARVMASRVGGNLSRTATTDDTGRFSLTQIVPGRYVLHAEAPG; from the coding sequence GTGAGAGTCCTGCTAGCGACCGCGCTTCCCGGCGGAATGAAGCCACATCGCGCCGGGCGCGCCTCTTTCCGGCAGACCTTCGTGCTCACATGCTTGATTCTGCTGTCGTCAATTGCTTACGGACAGGCCGCGTCGTCTGGCACGGTAACGGGTTTAGTGTCAGATGCAAGTGGCGCCGCAATCGTTGCTGCCCGCGTAATGGCTTCGCGAGTGGGCGGAAATCTCTCACGCACCGCCACGACCGACGACACCGGCCGGTTCTCCCTGACGCAAATTGTTCCCGGTCGTTACGTCCTCCATGCTGAAGCGCCCGGAT